The sequence TGTGATCGCGGACATCGATCTGCGAGTTTTTGGTGGCTCCGCGCTCACGTCGGACATCGAGGTTCCGAAGCACGAGTCCCTGGATACCGCTGACGACAAGGGCATCGACAGCAGCGTGCCCATCACCTACGTTCCGGCGCGCAACACGATCTTCCTGTCCTTCGCGCTGGCCTTCGCGGAGACGGTCGGTGCGAGTGACATCTTCACGGGCGTGACGGCGGTCGACTTCAGCGGCTACCCGGATTGCCGGCCTGAGTACATGGAGGCGTACGAGCAGATGGCGAACCTGGCCACTCGCGCCGGAGTCGAGGGCACGCAGAAGCTCAAGCTGCACTCCCCGCTCATCGCCATGTCGAAGGCCGACATCGTCCGTGAAGGCCTGCGCCTCGGCGTGGACTACTCCCTGACGTCCTCGTGCTACGACCCGGACGAGCAGGGACGAGCCTGCGGGCACTGCGAGACCTGCCTGCTCCGTCTCAAGGGCTTCGCCGAGGCTGGCGTCACCGACCCCGTGCAGTACCAGGGCGCGTGAGAATGACCTACCTGGTCAAGGAGATCTTCTACACCCTGCAAGGCGAAGGGAGCCACGCAGGCCGTCCGGCCGTCTTCTGCCGCTTCTCCCGGTGCAACCTGTGGACGGGCCTGGAGAAGGATCGCCACCGTGCGATCTGCCAGTTCTGCGACACAGATTTCGTCGGAACTGACGGAGAAGGTGGCGGCAAGTTTCAGACCCCGGACGACCTCGCTCAGGCAGTCGAAAACGCGTGGCCATCGTCCTCCAGAGAGCACCGTTTCGTGGTGTGCACGGGCGGCGAGCCGCTCCTGCAACTCGACGAAGCAGCGATCGACGCGCTACATGCCCGCGGCTTCGAGGTAGCCGTCGAGACGAACGGCACCCGTGTGTCACCCAAGGGCATCGACTGGCTCTGCGTCAGCCCCAAGATCGGCTCTGAGCTGGTCGTGACCAGCGGAGACGAGCTGAAGTTGGTCTACCCCCAACTAGGTGGTGATCCCCGTCAGTTCGAGCAGTTGGACTTCCGGTACTTCCGGCTCCAGCCCATGGACAACCCTGACGTTGAAGCCAACACCAGGGCGACGGTCGAGTACTGCATGAAGAACCCGCGCTGGATCCTCTCTCTCCAGACGCACAAGTATCTGGGAATTCAGTAATGGAAATCTTCCGCGAGTTCACGTTCGAAGCCGCGCACCGCCTGCCCAAGGTTCCCGAGGGGCACAAGTGCGCGCGCCTGCACGGCCACTCCTACAAGGTGATCGTCCACGTAGAGGCGCCCGTGGATCCTGAGGCGGGTTGGGTCATGGACTTCGGGGACGTCAAGAAGGCCTTCAAGCCCCTTGAAGCGCAGCTCGATCACTACTACCTCAATGACATCGAGGGCCTGGAGAACCCGACCAGCGAGGTCCTCGCCCGCTGGATCTGGGATCGGCTGAAGCCGGCCCTGCCTGACCTCTCTGCCCTCACGGTCCGCGAGACGTGCACCTCCGGCTGCACCTATCGGGGCGAGTGAGCATGCACGACATCCAGAACGAGACCGATGCCCGAGGTATCGAGATCGACGACGTAGGCATCAGCGGCCTGCGGTACCCGCTGTACTTCGAGGACGGCCACCTCCGCCAGGAGGGCATCGCCGAGATCGAAGTAACCGTGCGGCTCCAGCACGACCGGCGCGGAACCCACATGAGCCGCATGGTGGCCTTCGCTCACGAGCACCTGCGCCGGTTCGATCCCCGCAAGCTGCCGTACCTACTGAAGGTCGGGGCAGACCTCCTGGATGCACCAGCATTCGCGGTGGCGATCGACGTTCCCTTGAGCACGACCGTGGTGGCACCTGCGAGCGGTCGAGAGTCGCTGCAGGTCCACGATGCCCGCTTCGAAGGCCGCTGGGACGACGGTGCCACGACAGTGGTCACGTCCGTCACCACCGAGGTGACCAGCCTGTGCCCGTGCTCGAAAGCTATCTCGGACTACGGTGCCCACAATCAGCGCAGCCAGGTCACCCTCTCTGTGACGGGACATGGGGATACGCCTTACCCCTACGGCGTACAGGAGGCCGTCAGGCTCCTGCAGCGGTGCGCGTCAGCGCCGGTCGTTCCCTTGGTCAAACGCTCCGATGAACGAGTACTGACGATGCAGGCGTACGACCATCCCGTGTTCGTCGAGGACATGGCGCGCGACGTCAGCTGGGCCTGCCGCGAACAAGGCTTGGTCCATTCCGTACGCGTACGGAACCTTGAGAGCATCCACAGCCATGATGCCATCGCCCGCATCTCTGGGTGAGTGTTGCCTGCGGGTCAGTACGACGACCTTGCTGGAGCACGGACGTGTTGGAGGCCGCCGCTTCGATGGAAGCGGCGGCCTCGTCGTACGTGGGGCCAAATCGCCGCGTTATTTGGTGCTATGGCTTGCGAGCCACGCCGCCGAAGTTGTCGACTTCAGCTGGTTCTTCGGGGCCGTTCGACTCGGGGCGCCATCGAGACGTCGAGAGCAAGCCGGGCTCCAGCAGCTCCAGGCCGTCGAAGAACCGAGCGAGTTCTTCCGGGCTGCGGTTGACGCGGGGGTTGTCGCTCGCCTCGTTCCACTGCTCGACCATGGCGCGCTGCTGCTCGGGGTGGATGACGTCGGTGCTGTCGCAGAACACGAGGTAGCTGCCGGACGGCAGGGCGTCGACCAGGCGGTCCACGATGTCGTAGGCGGAGTCGTCGGTGACGTGGGCGGCAATGCCCAGCAGGACCAACGCCACTGGCTGGGTGAAGTCCAGTGTCTTGGCAGCCTGTTCGAGGATCTGCTCCGGGTTCCGCAGATCGGCGTCGATGTAGTCCGTCGCGCCCTCGGGCGTGCTGGTGAGTAGCGCCTGGGCGTGCACCAGGACGACTGGGTCGTGATCGACGTAGACGATCCGCGCCTCGGGCAGCAGGCGCTGGGCGACCTCGTGGGTGTTGTCGGCGGTGGGCAGGCCCGTGCCCACGTCCAGGAACTGGCGGATGCCGGCGTCGCGGACGAGGTACTCCACCGCCCGGACGAGGAACGCCCGCTGCGCCCGGGCGGTTTCGAGAATCCCCGGGTTGGCCGCGGCAATCTGGTCGCCAACCTGCCGGTCGATCTCGTAGCAGTCCTTGCCGCCCAGCCAGTAGTTCCAGATGCGGGCGGAGTGCGGCACGCTGCTGTTGATGGGCGGGCGTTCAATGGACATAGGGGCTCCCCGAGTTAGCCAGTGGTCACCCCACAACTTAGAGGCATGAGGCGTCCGCTGCGTGCAGAAAGTGGATCTTCACGCCCTGCCGCGCTCATGCCCGTTGTCGGCACTGCTCAGACGTCCTCGTTGGACAACGGTGTCCTGTTCCTCATCGCCTCGCGCTGCTGAGCAATCGAGGTGCGCAACTGGTCCTCGTCGATGGTCACGATGTTCCCACCGCCGATTTGGACCTTGTAGGTGTCCTCGCCGCCCGGGAGTTGCTGTACCTGCGTCGCGTGGAAGCACCAACCAACTGTGTCCCCATCCGATGAAGGCAGAACCTCACCCTCGCTAGGCTCGACACCAGAGGCCAACTCCCTCTTGCCCGAGGCGTCGTAGATGACCACTGCTTGGCCTGCGAGCTTGGGCGTACAGACCTCGCTGGCATCCGCCCGCTCGGCCAAGGGTGAAACTCCCCCCATTGTGGCCGTGAACGGGCTTCGATCATTCCCCGGCTCCCACGTCCACAGCCCAAGCCCTCCCGCCACAAGAAGCGCACCAACGCCCGCCCACATCGTGACACCAGCGCAGGCGGTCCGTCCGAGGCCCTTCACTGCGGCCATACGAGAAGAGATCCTATTAGATGCTGATGTTCTAGACATAAGTTGATCTTCGCAGAGAGATCAACCTGCGCTCCGACCAGAGTCGGCGGAACCGTTCCAGCCGCACCTGCCATCCGCCGCCACAAAGAGCCGGGCCTTGGCGTGCGTAGACTCGGCCATGGCGCGGGGCCGTCGTGGGAGCAACACCACTTGATGACCCGCACCCTGCCTGATCCTCGAGTTCCTGTCGGCCACCGAGGGGACGGTCGCCCGATCTATCCCGTCCTCGGTGCCTCCTCCGAGGACGCGTCGAACAACGAGGTCCAGGTCACCCTCAGCCAGAAGCAGCTGAACACGCTCATGGCTCGGGAGAAGGACCAGGGTGGCCGGGCGGCTGTCCGTGGCCTGATGGAGCGGCTGGGCTTCTCTAACGCGGCTGCTCTGGAGGAGTACGTCAGCGTCCAGCGCCAGGCGGAGGAGCAGCGTCTCACCGATGCGGAGCGCCGTGAACAGGAGGTCGCCGAGCGCGAGAAGGCAGCCGCTGCCCGTGAAGCTGCTGCCGTTGCTCGTGAGCGGGAGGCCACCTGCCGGGCGGTCCTTGCCGGTTTCGGCGCAACCGGCGCCGACCTGGATGACGCCATCGCGCTCCTGCGTGCCCCGGACGACGCTGATGCTGCCGTACTGCGGGAGGCGGCAGAAGAACTGAAGTCCCGCCGCCCGGAACTGTTCGGCGCTCGCCCAGCAGACGGCCGAGTTCCGGCTGCTCCGGGCGGTGCGCCCGCGTCCGTGCCTCCGCCGCGCCCCAGTGGTAGGGAACGCGACCTGGGATCTGCCGGCCTCCAGATGGCCCGCCGTCGAGGGCACATCCCGCCTACCGCCTAGTCCAACGGCACCGCACGGTCAGCCGTGTTGGGGACCACGCCCCGACTTCTCCTCGTGGACCGCGCCACCGCCGGTGAGTGCGCGACCGCACCCTTGCACCACCAGGAGAAGCGGCTTGATTCAGCCGTACACCACCTCCGTCACCATGACTGCGAACCGGGACTGGCTCGCCTCCCGGCACGGCACCGACTCCACGGAGACCATCACTCTCGACCTGCAGAAGCTGACCAGGGACACCCACTACGTCGAGGCGGCCGCGGGCCAGCCGCACGGCTACGTACGCTCCGGTGTTCCGGTTGGCCGCATCACCGCCTCGGGCCTGTTCGGCGCATACGATCCTGCCGCGAAGGACGGCCGGGAAGTCTTCGCCGGCCTCGTCTACGCCGAGGCCCCGTTCACGCCCGGCACGACCAAGGTTCCCGCGGCGCTGTTCTGGCACGGCACGGTGAAGGCAGCGAAGATCCCCGGCGGCATCGACCCGTCGAAGATCGCTCCTAGCCCGGCGGGGGCGCAGATCCGGTTTCTTGAGGCGGTGAGCGCGTGAGCGTCGCCGACCTCCTCAAGAACGTCTCCGTCGCGGACCTGACCGTCTACGCCCGGTCGATCCCGACCCCCGCGGACTTCCTGCTCACCCAGAGCGTCTTCGCCGAAACCAAGGTCCAGGACGTGAAGTGGCGGGTGCGACAGTCCAAGCGTCGCGTCAACGCCGCGTCCTACCGCGCGTACGACGCCAGCGTGCCGTTCGCGAAGCGCCAGGCCGAGTCCACGCAGACCGAGGGCACCCTGCCGGCGCTGGGCCAGAAGCTCCTCGTCGGCGAGATGGAACAGCTTCTCCTCGATGCCACACGCGGCGCGGACGAGGACCGGCTGATCGAACTGCTCTACGACGACACCGAAAGGCACGTCGAAGCCATCCGCTCCCGTCTGGAACTGGCGGCAGGTGACGTCCTGGTCGACGGCAAGTTCACCCTGGCCGGAGAGAACGGCCTGACCGTCGAAGTCGACTACGGCGTGCCCGCGGCGAACATGCCGACCGCTCCGAAGCCGTGGAGCGCCCCGGACGCGGACCCGATCGCGGACGAGTTGCGATGGATCGACCATCTCGACTCCATCGGCGCTCCGGCGCCGGAGATGGTGGTGACCTCGCGGAAGGCGTGGTCTCACCTGGCGTCGAATGGCGCCTACCGGGCGGCCTACTACGGCACCCCTGCAGGCGGCCAGACACCGACGGCGACCCTGAACCCGGAGCAGATCAATTCGGTGCGCGGCACGTATGGGCTGCCGCCGGTGACTCTCTACAAGGCGCAGGTGTGGCAGGACGATGTGTCGAAGCGGGTCCTGCCGGAGGACCGGTGGATCATGCTTCCGCCGGACCGGGCGAAGTGGGGCCAGACGCAGTACGGCACCACGACCGAGTCGCTCGCCCTGTCCCGGGGCACGAACCCGCAGATCGAGCGCGAGGACGCCCCGGGCATTGTGATCACTCGTGACGCCGAGGACGACCCGGTGCAGATCTGGACCAAGGGCGCTGCAGCCGCAATGCCGGTCCTGTACGCGCCGGACTGCCACATCACGGCGACCGTCCTGTGAGCACCAACAGCTCCACCAGGGGCATCCTCGCCGCGACCGTGCACGTACTCGATCCTGCCGAGCGAGTTCCGCTCGTACTGGAAGCCGGCATCGAGGTTACTGACCCGGCGATCGTCGAGCAGATCACCAATCCGCGGTGCTGGCAGGCCGAAACTCTCGGCTCAGGCCGAACGAGCACCCATAAGTCGAAAGCCGCTCAGTAACCCCACTCAGCGGTGGGGAGCAGCACTCACGCTGCTCCCCACCCTCGACTTTCCAGGAATGACTGTGCACAGCGACGTACTGCGCTGGCTCCAAGCCCAACTCGGACCCGATGTAGACACAACGGACCTCACCAGGAGATATCAGCGTCTCGGTTCCGCCCGAGCGGTCGCTCTCGAAGTACTGCAAGAGCGCATCGCTGTGCTCGTTGCCGAGCCGTTGAAGGTCACCGTCAACGGCGTGGTGACGATCGATAACTCGGCCAACGTCGCCGCGTTGGAGAGGCGCGCCGCCCACATCACTGAAGCGGACGCCCCCGATGACGCATCCCCACCCAGCCACAGCTTGCTTACGACCGTGCAGTTGTTTTCTCGGCCCCGTCGATAGACGCGTCGGCCACTGTGTCCGAGAAGCTGGCTTTGTAGGGCTCACTCCAAGGTCAGGCTGCCGCCTGCCAGGCGTCGACGAGTGACCGGACGGATGGGAACCGGCGCTCTGGGTCGGCGACAGTCGCTGTCCTGACGACCTCCAACTGCTCAGGTGTCCCGCGCCATTCCTTCTCCTCGTCGCCAGCGTCCAAAAGGAGGCGGAGTGCCCGCCCCAGAGCGAACACGGTTGTCCGGATGTCGATCAGCGATCCGCGCACGAACTCCTCTGGTGCCATATAACGCCTCGACCCGGGCAGCCGGTCCGCCTCCAGAACGAAGGGGCCTGCCCGGTATTCGTCCAAGTCGCAGAGCACCATGCGGTGCTCGTTGAAGTCGTACAACATGCATCCGTCATAGAAGTCGACTGCAACATATCCGGCTTCCTCCACGGCCAGATGGGCAGAGAGGATGGATTCCAGCGCGCCATGAATGGAGGGAAGGGGCTGTGCCCTGAACCGTGCCATCGGGCTGTCCGGGGCCGCCCGACCTCCATGACGTAAGACGGTTGGGTGGTAGAGAACCTTGCCACTCATCCATGGGTAGACCAGCACAAAGCCGTCTTCTGTGGCGAAGGAATTCATCAGGGGCACGATCGCCCGGTGTGAGACGCTTTGGTGAAACGACACCGCCCGCCGCAGGGAGGAGATCCCCTGTGGCGTCGAAGCGCCTTTCACGAACCAACGTTGCCCTGATGCCAGCAGTCCGTATGAGATGCAACCAGAGTCCTGCGCTTCGAACCTCTGGAAGACGGTGCCCAACCGGTCGAGAGCGATTCCGAGCGTCGCAACGTGCGTGACGCTATGAAACGGGTTCGTCGTCATTTCGTACATGATGTCACTCGCTCGCCGCCCCGTGCACATCGCGCACCGCATGCCGCACCTGACCAGCGAGACTCCCCGCAGTCGCCCCAGCCCTACGATCCCGCGGCGAGCACCGCCGCCATCCGGTACTACACCGTCGCCCTGCAAGACCTACTCACCGAACACGGCGTGCAAGCCATCTAGACAACAGCCCCCGCTGACCCTCCTCGATGCCGTAGATCACCAAGCCCTCGACGCCAGTACTCACGGCACACAAGGAACCAATTAGACACGCCTTAGATATGCGTTAGCAACACCTCCCATATTCCTCTCGGACTGCATTCTGATTTTTACCTGCTTCCCGACGTCATGTAATGTCCGTCGCGGAACGGAAGGAAAGACATGGCAAGGCACGTAGAGACCTATTTCGTGGATGACTTGACTCAGGAGCGGGGCGATGACGTACAGACGCACTCATTTGAACTCGACGGCGTCTCCTACGAAATAGACCTCAGCGCGGCTTCATATGAGAACCTCGAATCCACGCTCTCCCCCTTCGTGAAGGCTGCTCGCCGGACGTCTTCTGGCAGGAGGGCGAGGTCTCGCAAGACGCCGGCGCCCACCCGGAAGTGGGTTCCCGCTGCCACGTTCAGCGATGCCGAGCCGGATCCCGCGGAGATCCGGAAGTGGGCAAAGGATCGCAAGATCGCTGTGCCTGCACGTGGGCGGATCCCACGCTCTGTTCGAGAGCAGTTCCTGGCGGCTCAGGGCAAGGTTGATTGATCGGGCCGCGCTGGTCCAGGGGACCGAGACTCGGCCCCCTGGCTTCGCCCTTGTCCAGACGTCCACCTCAGAGGCAACGGGGCTGTGCGTGCGCCATCCGGGTGATCTCCCTGAGACAGCGGGCACGCCGTGAGTGCGGGTGGCCCTTCGCTGGAGGATGCTGCGTGCGGGCCGGCGGCGCTTCGTCAACGGTCACAGGAAGCAACAGGCAAGGACGCTCCCCCCGGGGAGCGCCCGGTGTCGAGGTAGAGCCGTGTATCCATAGCCTGTGGATACACGGCTCTCGTTGATATTCGGTACCGATGTCGAGGCTCACGTCCTAGCCTCTCCATCAACGCGATGACGGAGACGAGTAGCCCTGGATCACGCGAGCCGAGAAAGCTGCTGGCAGCTGGGAAGGCAGCCTCGCGCCCTAGGGTGAATCCACTCCCGAGTGCGGGGAGGAACGGCCTCATGGACGGCCCAATGCCCCGCCGGTTGACCCCCGTGACCAGGTCGTGAATGAGGCCACCACCTGGTGGTGGCGAAGGCGCGGTGGCACCGCGAGTTGCCCCTTCTCGCCCGCGCTCCCAAAGGATCACGTCACGACGGCTGATCGAATGGAGCACCGGCAGAATGATCGATGTCACCCTGATTCGCCAGAACCCGGAGTACGTCCAGCAGGCCCTGGCCAAGCGGGCGGTCCACGTCGACCTCGACGCGTTCCTGCGCCTGGACGAAGACTACCGGCAGGTGCGCACCGAGGTAGAACGCCTCCGCGGGGACCGCAAGAGGATCTCGGGCGAGATCGGGAAGCGGCAACGGGCTGGTGAGGGTGTGGCGGACCTGCACCCGGAGGCGACAGCCGTCAGCGAGCAACTGACCGCCGCCGAGACGCGGCTCGCCGAACTGGAGCAGGCCCGGCAGGGCTTCCTAGATCCGCTTCCGAACATGCCCGACGCGGACGTGCCGGCCGGGGGCAAGGAGAACAACGAGGTCGTCCGCGAAGTCGGGCGACGCCCGGAGTTCGGGTTCACGCCCAAGGATCACGTGGAGCTCGCCCAGCAACTCGGTCTGGTCGACTACGAGCGGGGTACGAAGCTCGGCGGCAGCGGTTTCTGGCTCTACCGGGGTAGCGGTGCGCTCCTCGAGTGGGCGCTGCTGAACTACTTCGTCGAGGCCCATGTGCGCGATGGCTACGAGTTCGTGCTGCCGCCGCACGTGCTGACCTTTGCGGCCGGGTACGCGGCGGGCCAGTTCCCGAAATTCGCCGACGAGGTCTTTGCCCTGGAGGAGGGCGAGCAAGGCCCGGAGCGGTTCTTGCTGCCGACCGCGGAGACCGCGCTGGTTAACCTGCACCGGGACGAGACACTGCCCGAGGCCGAACTGCCGAAGCGGTACGTCGCCTATACGCCGTGCTACCGCAAGGAGGCCGGCGGCTACCGCACCGCCGAGCGGGGGACCCTGCGAGGGCACCAGTTCAACAAGGTCGAGCTGTTCCAGTTCAACCACCCGGACGCCTCCGACGCGGCGCACGAGGACCTCCTCCATAAGGCCGAGGAATTGGTAAACGAGTTGGGCCTGCACTACCGGATCACACGGCTTGCGGCCGGGGACACAAGCGCGGCGATGGCCAAGACCTACGACGTCGAGGTGTGGCTGCCGAGTATCGGCTCGTACGTCGAGGTCAGCTCGGTTTCGAACGCCCGCGACTACCAGGCGAGGCGCGGCAACATTCGCTTCCGGCCCCGGCAGGGCAGGTCGGCGTACGTGCACACGCTGAACGCCTCGGGACTGGCCACCAGCCGCCTGGTGCCCACGCTCCTGGAACAGCACCAGCAGACCGACGGCACCGTGGCGGTCCCGGACGTCCTGCGGAAGTGGGTCCCGAGCGGCGTCCTGGCAGCACCGGTGTCGGCCTGACGCCGAGCAGGTCGACCGTCGTGCACTGAATGTGTGTCCCTCAGCTCAGAATGTCCAGCCACGCCGGTCGGCCAGCCATCGCAGTGTGACCTCTCCACACCACGTCTGGTGCTGGCGAATGTGCGGTGACCAGTCTGCTGGGGGCTGTCCACCGGAGGTGAGGAAGAACCCTGAGAGCGCGGCCAGTGCCGCATCGAGTTGCTCGTCGGCGACTCCGCGGGCGGTGGGGTGCTGGGTGAACAGGGCGGTGGCATCGTGGCCGTCTGCGTGGGCGGTCGCCAGGAGCAGGACGAGGTCGAACCAGCTTGCCCCCAGGCAGGGCCAGTTCCAGTCGCAGATCCACGCCGTGCCGGATGCGTCGATCAGCACATTGTCTTGGCGCAGGTCGTGGTGGAGTACGGCATTTCCCGCGACGGCCTCCCGCCATCCGCCTTCCAGGTCGGCCAGCATGTCCAGTAGGTCGAGTGGCACCCAGGAAGGCAGGATGTTCATGGGCGTGGCCCCGCGTGCAAGGTTGCGCCAGTCGGCGAAGTCACCACCTTCACCCACTGGCTTGAGGCCGACATGCTGGAGTCCTGCGGGTGGGGTGGAGAGGGCCTCCGCCGTGATCGAGTAGGCGTCGAGGGTGGCTGTCAGCTGATCAGGATCCCATGGCGTGGTGGGCAAGCGACCACCGTCGACAGCAGCGATGCCGAGGATGACCCATCCGTCATGTTCCTCGATCCACTGGAGGCGTGGCGCCGGAATCGCCGCGGGGAGCGCCTGGTTGATCAACGCTTCCCGGCGGTAGCAATCGGCGACCACAGTGTTGTCCAGGCTGTTGACCGCCTTCACGAAGTGAGGTCCGGAGGCCCCGCGGAGTACTGCGGCGAAGCCGCTGGTGAATCCGCTCCCTGTGCTGGGCCCGGCCTGTACCTCGCCTTCAAGACGTCGGCTGATTAGTTGGCGAACCCCCTGGGGGAGATCCCTCCAGTGTGGGCGTACCGCTGTCGAGTTGTACCGGAGGCGTGGGGTGATGATGTTGGGCATACCATCAGGATGAGGGAACTGCATTTCCGTGCGCCATGGAATTGTCGCGTGGACCAGTGTCCGTCCATTCGCCGGCTGAGCCTCATAGGCCTACATCGCCGAGCGTCATCCGTGCAGCCACTGTCTGACCCGCTGTTCTCACTCGGTGATCACCGGTGGCGCCATCTTCCGGGGTGCGGCAGGACCGCTGGTCCAGGACCCGCGCCTTCGGATGCTCCCGTCAGGCGAACGTCACCCGAGCTCCCTCTCTTCCGTATGCCCGAGCAGACCTTCGTGACAGATACTGCGATGATGCCCTGCCCTTCCGCTACGGGGGAAGCCGAAGGACAGGGCGGCTCTCATCGGCAGCCTCAGCGCATGGCCGTCGCGCGTAGATCGCGAGGTGTCGCCGATGGGTTTCTGCCGCACTTCTGATTGCTCAACTCTGCACTGATGAAGTGCGCTTCGCGTATCACAGGTGTGATATTGCGGTCGAGAGCTTCTGACTGCCTTCTCCGTCAGACGCCTCATCGCCCCACAATCATCTCTGTCGACTGGCGCGTTGAACGGGTTGACGAGGTTCTCGACGCGTTGAGCGCGCACTCGGCATATGTGGATCGGGAGATGGTGGTCCGGAAGCGCCGGGCGGTCGGTGCGTGCGCGTACCGAGCGCAAGACGTGGGCGTGGTTCGAACGGCGTCCTCTCGACTGGATGCTCTCGCTGCCCAGCGGACGACAGGTGTTGCGACACAGGACACCGTCGCAATCGCTCAGGCTGGGGTCACCGAGCGGAAGTCCTCTCTCTCCTCGCCCCGGAGCGCCGCCGATCTGCCTGGGTCTTGATGAGAATTGAGAATCTGCAGATCGGGCACGGTGCGGTTCGAGTGTCAGGGAACGGTCCCTCTCGGCTTTGGGAACGCGCTTGAACCGAGCCACCAGGCTGGTGACGGGTGGTGCTCATTGAGGAGTCTCGCAAGGCGGTATGCCTCGTGCAGGAAGTGGAAAATCCTTTCGTGGGCGCCGTCGGGCTTGTCGGGGTGCCATTTCCTGGCCGCGGCGCGGTACAACCGGAAATCCTGGTGACGGGTCCTGCGGTGCAGTGTCGGCGCGGCCGTTCAGCCGGCCGCGGCCTCTCCCTGGTGGTCGGCCGCTTCTCGTCCCGCGTCGGACTCCGTGTGCTCCGTGTGCTCGGCCGCCACGTGCTCCAGCGCCTCGTAAAGCGCGCGGGCCCGCTGGCTGCGCGGGCTACCGAAGGCCTCCCGGGGGGCGGTGAGCAGCAGGAGCCACTGAGCGCCGGTCATCCGCATCCGGCCGGCCGCCCGTACGGCGCTCAGCAGGCGCCGATTCTCGGGCTTCTTCAGCGGCCCCTGCACAGGCGTCACCAGCTGGTACGCAGCCCCCCGCAACTGCTGGCGCAGATGCAGCGGCACCTTCTCCCACGACGGGGCGTCCGCGCCAGGCAGGAGCCGGCCCCGGGCGGCCCCGGACTCGGCCGGCACCGGCGCCGCGCTGCTGGCCGCCGCTCGCCCGGAGCGGGTCCGGCCGGCTGGCCCCGCGGGCTCTGGCACCGCCGACTGGGAATCGGGGCGGGCGGGGGGCTGCTGCTCGTCAGCCGGGGCGTCGGCCGTGCAGGAGCCGGCGCGGGTGTGGGCGGCCAGATTGGCAGGCGTGCCAGCGTACGAACACCCCGCACAGCGCACCCAGCCCGCCTCCTCGACGGCCGCCTGAACCACCGAGCGCCCCGGACCGAAACCCGCCGTCACCAGCCGTTGAGGCAGCTTCATTCCCTGCAGGGCGCGCAGTGCCGCGGCCGCGGTGATGTCGTGCCCCAGCACGAACCACCGGCCGATCTCCGCCTCCTCACCGCACCCGCAAAAGCAGTCCCCCGTCGGCACCAGCCGAATCTTCCTCGTGTCCGTCACGCCCCCGGACCCTACGCAGCCCCAAGACCCCAGGCCGGTACGAACACGCACCCCGACCACAACCGACCGGAAGTGAGCAGCGCACAACCAGGCACGATCAACCCGTACCCACAGCGAGCCCTGCCGCCACTGCAGAAGCACGCGACCGAACAGCGTGCTGTCACAACGTGCTCATATAGCTTGCCCAGCTCACTTACTGACTCACCGCGGGCGAGCTGTGTGCCTGGCTCGCCGCCCAGGACGACGTCGCCGACGCCGTGATCCACCCGCCGCCTGTGCGGCCCCGCAGGTCAGTGACCTACGTGGGATCTGGAACTAAGCCGCACGCAAGGGTTTCATCCAC is a genomic window of Streptomyces griseochromogenes containing:
- the queC gene encoding 7-cyano-7-deazaguanine synthase QueC; protein product: MAERPAIVLLSGGLDSTTVLAIAKDQGYTPYALSFRYGQRHSVELEAAKRVASAQGVARHVIADIDLRVFGGSALTSDIEVPKHESLDTADDKGIDSSVPITYVPARNTIFLSFALAFAETVGASDIFTGVTAVDFSGYPDCRPEYMEAYEQMANLATRAGVEGTQKLKLHSPLIAMSKADIVREGLRLGVDYSLTSSCYDPDEQGRACGHCETCLLRLKGFAEAGVTDPVQYQGA
- a CDS encoding head decoration protein, with amino-acid sequence MIQPYTTSVTMTANRDWLASRHGTDSTETITLDLQKLTRDTHYVEAAAGQPHGYVRSGVPVGRITASGLFGAYDPAAKDGREVFAGLVYAEAPFTPGTTKVPAALFWHGTVKAAKIPGGIDPSKIAPSPAGAQIRFLEAVSA
- a CDS encoding GTP cyclohydrolase I FolE2; translation: MHDIQNETDARGIEIDDVGISGLRYPLYFEDGHLRQEGIAEIEVTVRLQHDRRGTHMSRMVAFAHEHLRRFDPRKLPYLLKVGADLLDAPAFAVAIDVPLSTTVVAPASGRESLQVHDARFEGRWDDGATTVVTSVTTEVTSLCPCSKAISDYGAHNQRSQVTLSVTGHGDTPYPYGVQEAVRLLQRCASAPVVPLVKRSDERVLTMQAYDHPVFVEDMARDVSWACREQGLVHSVRVRNLESIHSHDAIARISG
- the queE gene encoding 7-carboxy-7-deazaguanine synthase, which codes for MTYLVKEIFYTLQGEGSHAGRPAVFCRFSRCNLWTGLEKDRHRAICQFCDTDFVGTDGEGGGKFQTPDDLAQAVENAWPSSSREHRFVVCTGGEPLLQLDEAAIDALHARGFEVAVETNGTRVSPKGIDWLCVSPKIGSELVVTSGDELKLVYPQLGGDPRQFEQLDFRYFRLQPMDNPDVEANTRATVEYCMKNPRWILSLQTHKYLGIQ
- a CDS encoding serine/threonine-protein kinase yields the protein MTTNPFHSVTHVATLGIALDRLGTVFQRFEAQDSGCISYGLLASGQRWFVKGASTPQGISSLRRAVSFHQSVSHRAIVPLMNSFATEDGFVLVYPWMSGKVLYHPTVLRHGGRAAPDSPMARFRAQPLPSIHGALESILSAHLAVEEAGYVAVDFYDGCMLYDFNEHRMVLCDLDEYRAGPFVLEADRLPGSRRYMAPEEFVRGSLIDIRTTVFALGRALRLLLDAGDEEKEWRGTPEQLEVVRTATVADPERRFPSVRSLVDAWQAAA
- the queD gene encoding 6-carboxytetrahydropterin synthase QueD, with protein sequence MEIFREFTFEAAHRLPKVPEGHKCARLHGHSYKVIVHVEAPVDPEAGWVMDFGDVKKAFKPLEAQLDHYYLNDIEGLENPTSEVLARWIWDRLKPALPDLSALTVRETCTSGCTYRGE
- a CDS encoding major capsid protein encodes the protein MSVADLLKNVSVADLTVYARSIPTPADFLLTQSVFAETKVQDVKWRVRQSKRRVNAASYRAYDASVPFAKRQAESTQTEGTLPALGQKLLVGEMEQLLLDATRGADEDRLIELLYDDTERHVEAIRSRLELAAGDVLVDGKFTLAGENGLTVEVDYGVPAANMPTAPKPWSAPDADPIADELRWIDHLDSIGAPAPEMVVTSRKAWSHLASNGAYRAAYYGTPAGGQTPTATLNPEQINSVRGTYGLPPVTLYKAQVWQDDVSKRVLPEDRWIMLPPDRAKWGQTQYGTTTESLALSRGTNPQIEREDAPGIVITRDAEDDPVQIWTKGAAAAMPVLYAPDCHITATVL
- a CDS encoding SAM-dependent methyltransferase, with the protein product MSIERPPINSSVPHSARIWNYWLGGKDCYEIDRQVGDQIAAANPGILETARAQRAFLVRAVEYLVRDAGIRQFLDVGTGLPTADNTHEVAQRLLPEARIVYVDHDPVVLVHAQALLTSTPEGATDYIDADLRNPEQILEQAAKTLDFTQPVALVLLGIAAHVTDDSAYDIVDRLVDALPSGSYLVFCDSTDVIHPEQQRAMVEQWNEASDNPRVNRSPEELARFFDGLELLEPGLLSTSRWRPESNGPEEPAEVDNFGGVARKP